Proteins from a genomic interval of Arachis hypogaea cultivar Tifrunner chromosome 10, arahy.Tifrunner.gnm2.J5K5, whole genome shotgun sequence:
- the LOC112715170 gene encoding uncharacterized protein: protein MSAPINQSEDPNSPDPNWNSDPQLPLRNLEQIRTRLDSLHRFLSESITSNNPLSGDQSAAVSDQIASVIHQSIAHASALVSYSKTFHPPGSTPAAAPPLPRVDLSASVEKLKRASDLKIEPPDEDTATDEFADSDEIVELDAVEILAEHLHFCEICGKGFRRDANLRMHMRAHGNQFKTPEALAKPENPSSAAVRSRFSCPFEGCNRNKNHRRFRPLKSMVCVKNHFKRSHCPKMYSCTRCHKKSFSVLSDLKSHMKNCGESKWKCSCGTTFSRKDKLFGHIALFEGHVPLLEDDNKGKHVQEDDDSDHFSDLPDGFFDDLGDLSSLGFPLI from the coding sequence ATGTCCGCTCCCATAAATCAGTCTGAGGATCCGAATTCTCCGGATCCGAATTGGAATTCGGATCCACAACTTCCGCTCCGTAACCTCGAACAGATCCGAACCCGACTCGATTCCCTCCATCGCTTTTTATCGGAATCCATCACCTCCAACAACCCTCTCTCCGGCGACCAATCCGCCGCCGTCTCCGATCAAATCGCCTCCGTCATCCACCAAAGCATCGCCCACGCCTCCGCCCTCGTCTCCTACTCTAAAACCTTCCACCCGCCGGGTTCCACTCCCGCCGCCGCGCCGCCGTTACCTAGGGTTGACCTATCAGCCAGTGTCGAGAAACTCAAACGCGCGTCGGATCTGAAAATCGAGCCGCCGGACGAGGACACCGCAACCGATGAGTTTGCCGATAGCGACGAGATCGTGGAGCTCGACGCCGTGGAGATCCTCGCGGAGCACCTTCACTTCTGCGAGATCTGCGGGAAAGGGTTCCGGCGAGACGCGAATCTGCGCATGCATATGCGCGCTCACGGGAACCAGTTCAAGACACCGGAGGCACTCGCGAAGCCGGAGAATCCGTCGTCCGCCGCCGTGCGCAGCCGGTTCTCGTGCCCGTTCGAGGGATGCAACAGGAACAAGAACCACCGGCGCTTCAGGCCGCTGAAATCGATGGTGTGTGTGAAGAATCACTTCAAGAGAAGCCACTGCCCGAAGATGTATTCGTGCACGCGGTGCCATAAGAAGAGCTTTTCGGTGCTCTCTGATCTGAAGAGCCACATGAAGAATTGCGGAGAGTCGAAGTGGAAGTGCTCTTGTGGGACCACGTTCTCAAGAAAGGATAAACTTTTTGGGCACATTGCTTTGTTTGAAGGGCATGTACCCTTGCTTGAAGACGATAATAAGGGCAAGCATGTGCAGGAAGATGATGATAGTGATCATTTTAGTGATTTGCCTGATGGCTTTTTTGATGATTTGGGTGATTTGAGCTCTTTAGGGTTTCCCTTAATTTAA